A DNA window from Bacillus carboniphilus contains the following coding sequences:
- a CDS encoding DUF2268 domain-containing putative Zn-dependent protease (predicted Zn-dependent protease with a strongly conserved HExxH motif), producing the protein MDQIKIVNYADKFLTFYETAIKENADSERRWELWNKHYGFAAVPPGEQGRAIARKLLEEAWPKYPSIIERIKNWDPKVEEIQNVLIEVKETLGYTDSISLGVLYYVGGLERNAFVAPGEGGQIFVCLPIEEDDVDIILAHELTHIVHAKKANHTPNWERNIASTILMEGLAIHVSQLLVPGRPVKEYIEHKPNWLQQCYSKKRSIIEGIFNHLSESDSDAVYRFTMGEGTTGIDREAYFAGWELVDFAMKNGHTLSEIAEIEEKDAPVFVEKLILKYLEEMLV; encoded by the coding sequence ATGGATCAAATAAAAATTGTGAATTATGCGGACAAATTTCTTACGTTTTATGAGACAGCTATAAAAGAAAATGCAGATAGCGAAAGAAGATGGGAGCTCTGGAATAAACATTATGGCTTTGCTGCTGTTCCTCCAGGAGAACAAGGGAGAGCGATTGCTAGAAAACTTTTAGAAGAAGCATGGCCAAAGTATCCATCTATCATTGAGAGGATAAAAAACTGGGATCCTAAGGTGGAAGAAATCCAAAATGTTTTAATTGAAGTTAAAGAAACGTTAGGGTACACGGATTCTATTAGTCTTGGAGTTTTATACTATGTGGGAGGTTTAGAGAGAAACGCGTTTGTTGCACCTGGTGAAGGAGGGCAAATTTTTGTCTGTCTTCCCATTGAAGAGGATGATGTTGACATCATTTTGGCTCATGAGTTAACTCACATTGTTCACGCAAAAAAAGCAAATCATACTCCTAACTGGGAAAGAAATATTGCTTCGACTATATTGATGGAGGGCTTAGCCATACATGTAAGCCAATTGTTAGTTCCTGGTCGACCGGTTAAGGAGTATATCGAACACAAACCTAATTGGTTACAGCAATGTTATAGTAAAAAGCGTTCTATTATCGAAGGAATTTTTAATCATTTAAGTGAATCGGATTCAGATGCAGTCTATCGATTTACAATGGGGGAAGGAACAACAGGGATTGATCGAGAGGCTTATTTTGCAGGGTGGGAGCTTGTTGATTTTGCGATGAAAAATGGGCACACTCTTAGTGAAATCGCTGAAATAGAAGAAAAAGATGCTCCTGTTTTTGTTGAAAAGCTTATCTTAAAGTATTTGGAGGAAATGCTTGTTTGA
- a CDS encoding recombinase family protein — protein MRKIGYIRVSSTSQNPSRQFQQLNEIGMDIIYEEKVSGATKKREELQKMLEDLQEGDIIYVTDLTRITRSTQDLFELIDLIRSKKASLKSLKDTWLDLSEDNPYSQFLITVMAGVNQLERDLIRMRQREGIELAKKEGKFKGRIKKYHKNHAGMNYAVKLYKEGNMTVNQICEITNVSRASLYRKLSEENK, from the coding sequence TTGCGAAAAATCGGTTATATACGTGTCAGTTCGACTAGCCAAAACCCTTCAAGGCAATTTCAGCAGCTGAACGAAATCGGAATGGATATTATATACGAAGAAAAAGTTTCTGGGGCAACAAAGAAACGTGAGGAACTTCAAAAAATGTTAGAGGATTTACAGGAAGGTGACATTATTTATGTTACAGATTTAACTCGAATCACTCGAAGTACGCAGGACTTGTTTGAATTAATTGATTTAATACGAAGTAAAAAGGCCAGTTTAAAGTCCCTAAAGGATACGTGGTTAGATTTATCAGAAGATAATCCATACAGCCAATTCTTAATTACAGTAATGGCTGGAGTTAATCAGTTAGAGAGAGATCTTATCCGTATGCGTCAACGTGAAGGGATTGAGCTGGCTAAGAAAGAAGGAAAGTTTAAAGGTCGGATAAAGAAATATCATAAAAATCATGCGGGAATGAATTATGCAGTAAAGCTATATAAAGAAGGAAATATGACTGTAAATCAAATTTGTGAAATTACAAATGTGTCTAGGGCTTCATTATATAGAAAGCTATCGGAAGAGAACAAATAG
- a CDS encoding tetratricopeptide repeat protein, with the protein MELLERAISLREEKKFEEARDILLSLHNQYPEDPNVSYQCAWVHDNMGLESEAIPYYIHAIEHGLNAAERRGALLGLGSTYRTLGLYTESKTILEQGLLEYPDAQEFAIFYAMTLYNLGESKKAMEILLTKLIDLTANPDIKRYEQAIRFYADKLDQIWK; encoded by the coding sequence ATGGAACTACTTGAAAGAGCAATTTCATTGAGAGAAGAGAAGAAGTTTGAGGAAGCACGTGACATTTTACTAAGTCTACACAATCAATACCCGGAAGACCCAAATGTTTCTTACCAGTGTGCATGGGTTCATGACAACATGGGGCTTGAAAGTGAAGCTATTCCTTACTATATTCATGCAATAGAACACGGATTGAATGCTGCGGAGCGAAGAGGGGCTTTACTTGGCCTGGGGAGCACTTACCGGACATTAGGTCTATACACTGAGTCTAAAACCATTTTAGAGCAGGGCTTACTTGAGTATCCAGATGCACAAGAGTTTGCTATTTTTTATGCTATGACTCTTTATAATTTAGGAGAAAGCAAAAAGGCAATGGAGATTTTATTGACTAAGTTGATAGACCTTACTGCAAATCCTGACATTAAAAGATATGAACAAGCTATTCGATTTTACGCGGATAAATTGGATCAAATATGGAAGTAG
- a CDS encoding ABC-F family ATP-binding cassette domain-containing protein: MSIVNVEKITHYYGDKLVLKDVDFRLLPNERVGLVGPNGAGKSTLLNILSGHLLPDAGSVNWLPNIQVGFLEQQVDLKDGLSIRDYLRSAFQFLYQAEREMMELSNRMGDCNPDELEKVLTRFSKLQELLDQHDFYMVDPTIEEISNGLGISALGLDSDVGQLSGGQRTKLLLAKLLLEKPHVLLLDEPTNYLDYEHIEWLKDYLRNYPNSFILISHDTSFMNEVVNVIYHLEHKNLTRYIGNYQKFMETYEQRKQQIHLAYDRQQAEIEKLETYISKNKVRASTSKQAKAREKKLAKIDKIEKPKPLPKPRFSFQVSNRPGSLIVEVSELQVGYDYSLLPPMSFSLKRGEKVAITGHNGIGKSTTLKTIMGELRPLGGEISFGQYVKPAYFAQEWEMNSARTPLEYIWGLHEDMTQKEVRQALARAGLRSEHIFQPLHSLSGGEQTRVRLCKLILEKSNWLILDEPTNHLDIQAKESLKDALKKYEGTVILVSHEPEFYKNWITQVWNMEQWR; encoded by the coding sequence ATGAGCATTGTAAATGTTGAAAAAATTACCCACTACTACGGGGATAAATTAGTACTTAAAGATGTAGATTTTCGATTACTACCGAATGAACGTGTAGGATTAGTTGGGCCAAATGGGGCTGGAAAATCTACTTTGTTGAATATATTATCAGGACATCTTTTGCCTGATGCCGGATCGGTTAACTGGCTACCTAATATTCAGGTTGGCTTCCTTGAGCAACAGGTTGATTTAAAGGATGGCTTATCTATTCGAGATTATTTAAGAAGTGCATTTCAGTTTTTATATCAGGCTGAACGAGAGATGATGGAGTTATCGAATCGAATGGGGGATTGTAATCCTGATGAGCTAGAGAAAGTGCTTACTCGGTTTTCGAAGCTACAAGAGCTTCTAGACCAACACGATTTCTATATGGTAGACCCAACTATTGAAGAGATTTCAAATGGTTTAGGGATTTCAGCCTTAGGCTTGGATTCGGATGTTGGACAATTAAGCGGGGGACAAAGAACGAAGCTATTGTTGGCAAAGCTCTTACTCGAGAAACCTCATGTGTTGCTATTGGATGAACCAACCAACTATTTAGATTACGAACACATTGAATGGCTGAAGGATTATTTAAGGAACTATCCAAACTCATTTATTTTAATTTCACATGATACGTCATTTATGAACGAAGTAGTCAATGTGATTTACCACTTGGAGCATAAGAATTTAACTCGCTATATCGGAAATTATCAAAAATTTATGGAAACGTATGAACAAAGAAAACAACAGATTCATCTAGCTTACGATCGACAACAAGCTGAAATTGAAAAGTTGGAGACGTATATTAGCAAGAACAAGGTGCGAGCATCTACATCCAAACAAGCAAAAGCACGTGAAAAGAAGCTGGCTAAAATAGATAAGATTGAAAAGCCGAAACCATTACCGAAGCCTAGATTTTCATTTCAAGTTTCTAACAGACCCGGTAGCTTAATTGTTGAGGTTAGTGAGTTACAGGTGGGTTATGATTACTCATTATTACCACCGATGTCTTTCTCCTTAAAGAGGGGTGAAAAGGTAGCAATTACTGGGCATAACGGAATTGGTAAGTCAACGACTTTAAAGACCATTATGGGTGAGTTGAGACCTTTAGGTGGAGAGATTTCCTTTGGTCAGTATGTAAAGCCTGCTTATTTTGCACAGGAATGGGAAATGAACTCAGCACGAACTCCACTTGAGTATATTTGGGGGCTGCATGAAGATATGACTCAAAAAGAGGTTCGTCAAGCTCTGGCGCGCGCGGGGTTAAGATCTGAGCATATTTTTCAACCTCTTCATTCACTAAGTGGTGGAGAGCAAACGCGGGTAAGATTATGTAAGTTGATTCTAGAAAAAAGTAACTGGTTAATCTTGGACGAACCAACGAACCACTTAGACATTCAAGCGAAAGAATCACTTAAAGATGCACTGAAAAAGTATGAAGGAACCGTCATCCTCGTTTCACATGAGCCAGAATTCTACAAAAACTGGATCACACAAGTTTGGAATATGGAGCAATGGAGGTAG
- a CDS encoding VOC family protein: MKISKIEHVAIIVKDMDKAIDFYQEVFDFFLRARGDTAKRELAFLRHSNNDDVEIELIRDLEPQDGQYSGSGIVNHLAFTVENLEDAVNYYKDKGIKFNSEKVNVSIDGSRNIFFNGPNGELLQLVEPVKR; encoded by the coding sequence ATGAAAATATCTAAGATTGAGCATGTTGCTATTATCGTGAAAGATATGGACAAGGCTATTGATTTTTATCAGGAAGTATTTGATTTTTTTCTTCGAGCAAGAGGGGATACTGCGAAAAGAGAGTTAGCTTTTCTTAGACATTCGAATAATGATGATGTTGAAATTGAGTTAATTAGAGATTTAGAACCACAGGATGGCCAGTATTCTGGTTCGGGAATTGTGAATCATTTGGCATTTACAGTCGAGAACTTAGAAGATGCGGTTAATTATTACAAGGATAAAGGAATAAAGTTTAATTCTGAAAAAGTGAATGTCTCAATTGATGGATCTCGAAACATATTCTTCAATGGGCCGAATGGAGAGCTTTTGCAGTTGGTAGAGCCAGTGAAGCGGTAA
- a CDS encoding Tn3 family transposase, with translation MKIARGRELLTPEQRQSFMQIPEDEWILGTYFTFSKRDLEIVNKRRREENRLGFAVQLAVLRYPGWPYTHIKSIPDSVIQYISKQIGASPSSLGHYPQRENTLWDHLKEIRSEYDFVTFTLSEYRMTFKYLHQLALENGDPIHLLHECIDFLRKNKIILPAITTLERMVWEARAMAEKKLFNTVSKSLTNEQKEKLEEIITSQHPSESNKTILGWLKEPPGHPSPETFLKVIERLEYIRGMELETVQISHLHRNRLLQLSRLGSRYEPYAFRDFQENKRYSILTVYLLQLTQELTDKAFEIHDRQILSLLSKGRKAQEEIQKQNGKKLNEKVIHFTNIGQALIKAKEEKLDVFKVLESVIEWNTFVSSVEEAQELARPADYDYLDLLQKRFYSLRKYTPTLLRVLEFHSTKANEPLLQAVEIIRGMNESGKRKVPDDSPVDFISKRWKKHLYEDDGTTINRHYYEMAVLTELREHVRAGDVSIVGSRQYRDFEEYLFSEDTWNQSKGNTRLSVSLSFEDYITERTRSLNERLKWLAANFNKLDGVSLEKGKLSLARLEKDVPEEAKKFSASLYQILPRIKLTDLLMDVAHITGFHEQFTHASNNRKPDKEETIIIMAALLGMGMNIGLSKMAEATPGLTYKQLANVSQWRMYEDAMNKAQAILVNFHHKLQLSSNWGDGTTSSSDGMRMQLGVSSLHADANPHYGTGKGATIYRFTSDQFSSYYTKIIHTNSRDAIHVLDGLLHHETDLNIEEHYTDTAGYTDQIFGLTHLLGFKFAPRIRDLSDSKLFTIDKASEYPKLEAILRGQINTKVIKENYEDVLRLAHSIREGTVSASLIMGKLGSYSRQNSLASALREMGRIEKTIFILNYISDESLRRKIQRGLNKGEAMNGLARAIFFGKQGELRERTIQHQLQRASALNIIINAISIWNTLHLTKAVEYQKQASSFNEELLHHMSPLGWEHINLLGEYHFNSEKMVSLDSLRPLKFS, from the coding sequence ATGAAAATTGCGAGAGGTAGAGAATTGCTTACACCGGAACAGAGACAGTCTTTTATGCAAATCCCTGAAGATGAATGGATATTGGGGACCTACTTCACTTTTTCCAAACGTGATTTAGAAATAGTTAATAAGCGAAGGAGGGAAGAAAACCGTTTAGGGTTTGCCGTTCAATTAGCTGTTCTTCGGTATCCCGGTTGGCCATACACTCATATCAAAAGCATCCCAGATTCGGTCATACAATATATATCGAAACAGATTGGTGCTAGTCCATCCTCGCTTGGTCATTATCCTCAAAGGGAAAATACACTTTGGGATCATTTGAAAGAAATTCGAAGTGAATACGACTTTGTAACTTTTACCCTGAGTGAATATCGAATGACATTTAAGTACCTTCATCAATTAGCTTTGGAAAATGGTGATCCCATTCATCTACTGCATGAATGCATAGATTTTCTAAGAAAAAACAAAATTATACTGCCTGCTATCACTACACTTGAAAGAATGGTGTGGGAAGCAAGGGCGATGGCTGAAAAGAAGCTATTTAATACAGTTAGTAAATCTCTTACAAATGAGCAAAAAGAAAAGCTTGAAGAGATTATTACTTCGCAGCATCCATCTGAATCTAATAAAACGATATTGGGTTGGTTAAAGGAACCACCGGGTCATCCTTCACCCGAAACATTTCTAAAAGTAATAGAACGACTCGAATATATACGAGGAATGGAATTGGAAACGGTACAAATTAGTCATTTGCACCGCAACCGCCTGTTGCAGCTGTCTCGCTTAGGTTCAAGATACGAGCCGTATGCATTCCGTGACTTTCAAGAAAATAAACGTTATTCGATATTAACCGTCTATTTATTACAACTTACTCAGGAGCTAACGGATAAAGCGTTTGAAATTCATGATAGGCAAATACTTAGTTTGTTATCAAAAGGTCGTAAGGCTCAAGAGGAAATCCAGAAACAAAATGGTAAAAAGCTAAATGAGAAAGTTATACACTTTACGAACATCGGACAAGCATTAATTAAAGCAAAAGAGGAAAAATTAGATGTTTTTAAGGTTTTAGAATCGGTTATTGAATGGAATACCTTTGTCTCTTCAGTAGAAGAGGCTCAGGAGCTTGCACGTCCTGCCGACTATGATTATTTGGACTTACTGCAAAAACGGTTTTATTCACTAAGAAAATATACGCCAACGCTATTAAGAGTATTGGAATTTCATTCTACAAAAGCAAATGAGCCACTTTTACAGGCTGTTGAGATTATCCGAGGAATGAACGAATCCGGAAAGCGAAAAGTGCCTGACGACTCACCTGTGGATTTTATTTCAAAACGATGGAAAAAGCATTTATACGAGGATGATGGTACAACAATTAATCGTCATTACTATGAAATGGCTGTTTTAACAGAACTTCGGGAGCATGTTCGGGCAGGAGATGTTTCCATTGTGGGCAGCAGACAATATAGGGATTTTGAGGAATATTTGTTTTCGGAAGATACATGGAATCAATCGAAGGGGAATACGAGATTATCAGTTAGTTTATCATTTGAAGATTATATAACAGAGAGAACTAGAAGCCTTAATGAAAGGTTAAAGTGGTTAGCTGCCAATTTCAACAAGCTAGATGGAGTTTCTCTTGAAAAAGGAAAACTGTCACTTGCACGCTTAGAAAAAGATGTTCCAGAAGAAGCAAAAAAATTTAGCGCAAGCCTCTATCAGATACTACCAAGAATAAAATTAACTGATTTACTCATGGATGTGGCTCATATAACAGGATTTCATGAGCAATTCACTCATGCTTCCAATAATCGAAAACCAGATAAGGAAGAAACAATCATTATCATGGCTGCCCTTTTAGGAATGGGTATGAATATTGGCTTGAGCAAGATGGCCGAGGCCACACCCGGACTTACATATAAGCAACTAGCCAATGTATCTCAATGGCGTATGTATGAAGATGCAATGAATAAAGCCCAAGCCATATTAGTAAATTTCCATCATAAATTACAGTTGTCCTCCAATTGGGGCGACGGTACAACATCCTCGTCAGATGGTATGAGAATGCAGCTAGGTGTTTCATCACTTCATGCAGATGCAAACCCACATTACGGGACTGGAAAAGGAGCCACCATCTACCGTTTTACTAGTGATCAATTCTCTTCTTACTACACAAAGATTATTCATACAAATTCAAGGGATGCGATTCATGTTTTGGATGGATTGTTGCACCATGAGACGGATCTAAATATAGAAGAGCATTATACAGACACGGCCGGTTACACAGACCAAATATTCGGACTGACTCATTTATTAGGATTTAAATTTGCTCCTAGAATAAGAGATTTATCAGACTCAAAATTATTTACAATAGATAAAGCAAGTGAATATCCAAAATTAGAAGCCATTTTACGTGGACAAATAAATACAAAGGTCATTAAAGAAAATTATGAGGATGTTTTGCGATTAGCTCATTCTATAAGAGAGGGAACAGTTTCAGCATCCCTTATTATGGGGAAACTAGGTTCCTATTCAAGACAAAACAGCTTGGCTTCGGCCTTACGTGAGATGGGCCGAATAGAAAAAACGATCTTTATTTTGAATTATATATCGGATGAATCATTAAGAAGAAAAATACAAAGAGGATTGAATAAAGGAGAAGCCATGAATGGATTAGCAAGAGCTATTTTCTTCGGAAAACAAGGTGAGCTTAGGGAACGGACTATACAACATCAATTGCAAAGGGCCAGTGCCTTAAACATAATCATTAATGCCATCAGTATATGGAATACCTTACACCTAACAAAAGCAGTTGAATATCAAAAACAGGCTAGTAGTTTTAATGAAGAATTATTGCACCATATGTCGCCTCTAGGTTGGGAACATATTAATTTGCTAGGAGAATACCATTTTAATTCCGAGAAAATGGTCTCGTTAGATTCTTTAAGACCATTGAAATTTTCTTAA
- a CDS encoding cytosolic protein — MKEFKVTFHKEDAVDAMNVKVLEEEDFHKVTEGGTRHLFELDTNIGFFVFFDGADAEGNLHYLTLLYEEEQEDPSYCFSFELKDFYEFMALYLNDLEFQEEEPENEEEQDYGPIHHLGHLLYHIVEDAKNS; from the coding sequence ATGAAGGAATTCAAGGTTACCTTTCATAAAGAAGATGCTGTCGATGCAATGAATGTGAAAGTTCTAGAGGAAGAAGATTTTCATAAAGTAACCGAAGGTGGTACGCGTCATTTGTTTGAGCTAGATACCAACATTGGGTTCTTTGTCTTTTTTGATGGGGCAGATGCTGAGGGCAATCTACATTATCTCACCTTATTATACGAAGAAGAACAAGAAGATCCGAGTTATTGTTTCTCCTTTGAGCTAAAAGATTTTTATGAGTTTATGGCATTGTACTTGAATGACCTCGAATTTCAAGAGGAAGAACCGGAGAACGAAGAGGAACAAGATTACGGGCCTATTCACCATCTCGGTCACTTACTTTATCACATTGTTGAAGATGCCAAGAATTCATAA
- a CDS encoding ArsR/SmtB family transcription factor: MIKKDTCQIYCYDEEKVNRIQGNLQTVDISSVAQMLKAIADENRAKITYALCQDDELCVCDIANIIGVTVANASHHLRSLHKQGIVKFRKEGKLAFYSLDDEHIRQIMMIALAHKKEVKSNV, translated from the coding sequence ATGATTAAGAAAGATACTTGTCAAATTTATTGTTATGACGAAGAAAAGGTCAATCGAATACAAGGTAATTTACAGACAGTAGATATTTCTAGTGTTGCCCAAATGTTAAAAGCTATTGCAGATGAAAATAGAGCAAAAATTACCTATGCTTTGTGTCAAGATGACGAACTGTGTGTGTGTGATATAGCAAATATTATAGGTGTTACGGTTGCAAATGCTTCTCATCATTTACGCTCCCTTCATAAACAGGGGATTGTGAAATTTAGAAAAGAAGGCAAACTGGCATTTTATTCATTAGATGATGAGCATATCAGACAAATTATGATGATTGCATTAGCACATAAGAAAGAGGTGAAGAGCAATGTCTAG
- a CDS encoding RNA polymerase sigma factor, protein MSNKEIISQWFHEYSNDVYSFLVYYTGSTDVEDLVQEVFIKALKGLSTFKKEAQPKTWLIRIARNVAIDESRKRKSRAHHYSVPIHEWQEQGHELTPELMVDQQETKATLYQMIQSLKSNDRDVLILRGIKQLSVAETATILKWTESKVRSTYHRALQKLRKLQGGIQ, encoded by the coding sequence ATGTCAAATAAAGAAATTATTTCACAATGGTTTCATGAATACAGCAACGATGTTTACAGTTTTTTAGTTTATTATACAGGCTCAACTGATGTGGAGGACCTGGTACAGGAAGTGTTTATAAAGGCACTAAAGGGACTATCCACCTTTAAAAAGGAAGCTCAACCTAAAACTTGGCTTATTCGCATAGCGCGAAATGTTGCCATCGACGAAAGTCGGAAGAGAAAAAGTAGAGCTCATCATTATTCTGTTCCAATCCATGAATGGCAAGAACAGGGACATGAGCTAACACCTGAGCTTATGGTGGACCAACAAGAAACGAAAGCAACTCTATACCAAATGATTCAGTCATTAAAAAGTAATGATCGGGATGTTCTCATCTTAAGAGGAATCAAACAATTGTCTGTTGCGGAAACGGCCACCATTTTAAAATGGACAGAAAGCAAAGTTCGGTCGACTTATCACCGTGCGCTTCAAAAACTCCGCAAGCTGCAAGGAGGTATACAATAA
- a CDS encoding HNH endonuclease produces MNCCELCGRCNVETTVHHLTPREMGGSFKPTALLCIPCHKQIHALYTNEELATRLDTISALKSDEKIHSFIKWIRKQPATKLVQTRKSNERKRRR; encoded by the coding sequence ATGAATTGTTGTGAATTATGTGGTAGATGTAATGTAGAAACAACCGTCCACCATTTAACTCCAAGAGAAATGGGTGGTTCTTTTAAACCTACTGCCCTGTTATGCATCCCTTGTCATAAACAAATTCATGCTCTTTATACAAATGAAGAACTGGCCACTAGATTAGATACCATCTCGGCTTTAAAAAGTGATGAAAAAATCCATTCATTTATTAAATGGATTCGCAAACAGCCGGCTACTAAGTTAGTGCAGACGAGAAAGTCTAATGAACGGAAAAGGCGTCGGTGA
- a CDS encoding MATE family efflux transporter — protein sequence MKQTYTLYEKMKLIFVLLVPILITQLGMFSMVFFNTIMSGKYDSSDLAAVAIGSSIWNPVFTGLSGILLAVSPIAAQHFGEKKGEEVRSVVKNGIYLSVIIATIVIVAGFFLLNPILAFMNLPGEVESTAREYLIGLSFGIIPLFVFNVLRSFIYALGKTRVVMVILIAALPINFIFNYVLIFGRFGFPELGGAGGGYATAITYWFILAMTAFIIVKQEPFSGFKVFSDGIEFSMEKCKEILKIGVPMGLSIFFETSMFAVVTILISKFNITTIAAYQSALNIVSFLYMIPISISMAQTVLVGYEVGAGRYKDAKAYSWLGIYLSIIIALLTGLLVVLFRYEVAGLYSNETAVISLTAHFLIYALFFQMSDAIQATAQAALRGYKDVNISFIITLIAYWFICLPVGYVLAHYTSFGARGYWVGLTVGLLAAGLCLSARLIYIQKKKFVVVESKSA from the coding sequence ATGAAACAAACCTACACACTTTATGAAAAAATGAAACTAATATTTGTTTTATTAGTACCGATATTAATCACTCAGCTGGGCATGTTTTCAATGGTGTTTTTTAACACGATTATGTCTGGAAAATATGACTCTAGTGATTTAGCTGCTGTAGCTATTGGTTCCTCCATTTGGAATCCGGTATTTACAGGCTTGAGTGGAATATTGCTAGCTGTTTCTCCGATTGCTGCTCAACATTTTGGTGAGAAAAAAGGAGAGGAAGTGCGGTCTGTTGTAAAAAACGGAATATATCTCTCGGTCATCATCGCAACAATTGTTATTGTTGCTGGATTTTTCTTGCTTAATCCAATACTAGCTTTCATGAATTTACCTGGAGAAGTGGAGAGTACGGCCCGTGAATATTTAATAGGGCTAAGTTTTGGTATTATTCCGTTGTTTGTTTTTAACGTATTAAGATCCTTTATATATGCATTGGGTAAAACGAGAGTGGTTATGGTCATCTTAATTGCAGCATTACCCATTAACTTTATCTTTAACTATGTTTTGATATTTGGTCGTTTTGGATTTCCTGAATTAGGAGGAGCAGGAGGGGGATATGCAACGGCTATTACCTACTGGTTTATTTTAGCGATGACAGCGTTCATTATTGTAAAACAAGAACCTTTCTCTGGATTCAAGGTATTTTCCGATGGAATTGAGTTTTCAATGGAGAAATGTAAAGAAATCCTGAAAATCGGGGTACCGATGGGATTATCTATCTTTTTTGAAACGAGCATGTTTGCGGTCGTAACAATTTTAATTAGTAAATTTAACATAACGACGATTGCTGCTTATCAGTCCGCGCTAAATATTGTTTCTTTCTTATATATGATCCCAATCAGTATCTCGATGGCACAAACAGTTCTTGTAGGGTATGAGGTAGGAGCTGGCCGATATAAGGATGCAAAGGCATATAGCTGGCTTGGAATCTATTTGTCTATCATAATTGCATTATTGACTGGCTTACTTGTGGTCTTGTTCCGTTATGAGGTTGCAGGTCTTTACTCAAATGAGACAGCAGTCATTTCGCTAACTGCTCATTTCCTAATTTATGCTCTATTTTTCCAGATGTCAGATGCCATACAGGCCACAGCCCAAGCAGCATTAAGAGGTTACAAAGATGTGAACATTTCCTTCATCATTACACTGATTGCTTATTGGTTCATTTGTCTCCCGGTTGGTTATGTATTAGCTCATTATACAAGCTTTGGGGCAAGGGGCTACTGGGTTGGTTTGACGGTTGGATTATTGGCAGCTGGACTCTGTTTATCGGCGCGTTTGATTTATATTCAGAAAAAGAAATTTGTCGTAGTGGAGTCAAAGAGTGCTTAA